A single window of Camelus ferus isolate YT-003-E chromosome 7, BCGSAC_Cfer_1.0, whole genome shotgun sequence DNA harbors:
- the LOC102504507 gene encoding 40S ribosomal protein SA-like has translation MALFWIPNNHLQRKSDGIYHINLTRTEDRGAASGSSCYLAEASVTSSRNTGQGAVLNFAAAPEATPTVGRFVPGTLAEQIQAAFLPEPRLLVATDPRADHQPLTEASYVNLLTVAPWDPDSPLRHEDTAIVRKQQQGSSLGAPGVVDAGPGSSARARTVSQEQPSEVSSISISTEMLRRQTEKEEQAAAAKAVPKEEFQGVWTAPAVPSKVTEGSLPTRQFPAEDGAPARHEGQPAAPTARAAERVSEPQDNELDYAGKHRP, from the exons ATGGCGTTGTTCTGGATTCCC AACAATCATCTACAAAGGAAAAGTGATGGCATTTACCACATAAATCTGAcgaggacagaggacagaggagcgGCTTCTGGCAGCTCGTGCTACCTGGCCGAGGCCAGCGTCACATCTTCCAGGAACACCGGCCAGGGAGCTGTGCTGAACTTCGCTGCTGCCCCTGAGGCCACTCCTACCGTCGGCCGCTTCGTTCCTGGAACCTTAGCTGAGCAGATCCAGGCAGCCTTCCTCCCGGAGCCGAGACTTCTGGTGGCTACTGATCCCAGGGCTGACCACCAGCCTCTCACAGAGGCGTCTTATGTGAACCTGCTCACTGTCGCCCCGTGGGACCCAGACTCTCCTCTGCGCCACGAGGACACTGCCATAGTCCGCAAGCAACAACAAGGGAGCTCGCTAGGTGCGCCTGGAGTGGTGGACGCCGGTCCCGGAAGTTCCGCGCGTGCGCGGACCGTCTCCCAGGAACAGCCCTCGGAGGTCAGCTCGATCTCCATTTCCACAGAGATGCTGAGGAGACAGAcggagaaggaagagcaggccGCTGCTGCAAAGGCGGTGCCCAAGGAGGAATTTCAGGGTGTTTGGACGGCTCCAGCTGTTCCTTCCAAGGTCACGGAGGGGTCTCTGCCCACCCGGCAGTTCCCTGCTGAGGACGGAGCCCCCGCCCGCCATGAGGGccagcctgcagcccccaccGCTCGGGCCGCAGAACGG